From Harpia harpyja isolate bHarHar1 chromosome 19, bHarHar1 primary haplotype, whole genome shotgun sequence, one genomic window encodes:
- the LOC128154182 gene encoding bile acid receptor-like has product MKQCSWEQNMANTFVTVPDGYCLPEPIQYYDVLPEHINYQLQDTDFQTAPYCQYSTVQIPPPVLQSQQPSQSQYSTYGLDSQYSDGQCIISSCELSKPPFTAPHMDDGGYQVLKRPRLSHSSLRLKGQEELCVVCGDKASGYHYNALTCEGCKGFFRRSITKNAVYRCKNGGHCEMDMYMRRKCQECRLKKCKAVGMLAECLLTEVQCKSKRLRKNFKQMSSFLCNVKLEDEGLNSKHVSSTTRSGKIPEKMELTPGEHQLLDHIVAAHQKYTIPLEEAKKFLQETASPEESFLRLSETAVVHVQVLVDFTKRLPGFESLASEDQIALLKGSTVEAMFLRSAQIYNQRITECQPSTSESHVRLSDHGTCCHIQNLDKNNIYSMEMSHNEESPTSTTTTGITEEFITALFYFYRSMGELKVTETEYALLVATTVFFSDRPLLRNKRHVEELQEPLLGILYKYSKIHHPEDPQHFARLIGRLTELRTLNHTHAEVLVTWRTKDPRLTSLLCEIWDLH; this is encoded by the exons ATGAAACAGTGCAGTTGGGAACAGAATATGGCAAATACATTTGTCACTGTACCTGATGGGTATTGTCTTCCTGAGCCCATACAGTATTATG ATGTTTTACCGGAGCACATCAACTACCAGTTGCAAGACACCGATTTTCAGACTGCGCCTTACTGCCAATACTCAACCGTTCAAATTCCTCCTCCAGTATTACAGTCACAGCAGCCTTCCCAGTCCCAATACAGCACATACGGCCTGGACTCTCAGTACAGCGACGGGCAGTGTATCATCAGCAGCTGTGAATTAAGCAAACCCCCTTTCACAGCTCCCCACATGGATGATGGTGGATACCAAGTATTAAAACGGCCAAGATTAAGTCACTCCTCTTTGAGGCTGAAGGGACAGGAGGAGCTGTGTGTTGTTTGCGGTGACAAGGCCTCAGGCTACCACTACAATGCACTTACCTGCGAAGGCTGTAAAG GCTTCTTTCGACGTAGCATAACCAAAAATGCAGTGTATCGATGCAAGAATGGTGGTCATTGTGAAATGGACATGTACATGCGAAGGAAGTGTCAGGAATGTCGCTTGAAGAAGTGTAAAGCTGTGGGAATGCTAGCAGAAT GTTTGCTGACTGAAGTACAGTGCAAGTCAAAGCGACTCAGGAAGAATTTCAAACAGATGAGCAGTTTTCTTTGCAATGTAAAACTGGAAGATGAGGGACTGAATAGTAAGCATGTATCATCTACAACAAGATCTGGAAAA atccCAGAGAAGATGGAACTTACTCCAGGGGAACATCAGCTTCTTGACCACATTGTAGCAGCACACCAAAAATACACAATTCCCCTTGAGGAAGCAAAGAAGTTT CTGCAAGAAACTGCAAGTCCTGAGGAAAGTTTTCTCCGTCTCTCCGAGACAGCAGTTGTCCATGTACAAGTGTTAGTGGATTTCACAAAAAGACTTCCAG GATTTGAAAGTTTAGCTAGTGAAGATCAGATCGCGCTGCTAAAAGGGTCAACAGTTGAGGCAATGTTTTTGCGTTCAGCCCAAATATATAACCAAAGGATTACTGAATGCCAGCCATCAACAAGTGAAA GTCATGTAAGACTTTCTGATCATGGGACATGTTGTCACATTCAAAACCTTGATAAAAACAACATTTATTCCATGGAAATGTCTCACAATGAAGAGAGTCCAACTTCCACTACTACCACAG GTATAACCGAGGAGTTCATTACCGCACTGTTTTACTTCTACAGAAGCATGGGGGAACTGAAAGTGACTGAGACCGAGTATGCCCTGCTTGTGGCAACAACTGTGTTTTTTTCAG ACCGCCCGCTCCTGAGGAACAAGCGGCACGTGGAAGAACTGCAGGAGCCGCTCCTGGGCATCCTCTACAAGTACTCGAAGATCCACCACCCGGAGGACCCCCAGCATTTCGCCCGCCTTATCGGGCGCCTCACGGAACTGCGCACCCTCAACCACACCCACGCGGAGGTGCTGGTGACATGGAGAACAAAGGACCCCAGGCTGACCTCCCTCCTCTGCGAGATCTGGGATCTGCACTAG